In bacterium YEK0313, one genomic interval encodes:
- the paaZ_6 gene encoding Bifunctional protein PaaZ, translating to MAPRFAFEDFVPGAVETYGAYPVTREEVVAYASEFDPQPFHLDEAAGKASMLGGQAASGWHSCAMMMRINCDHFVTDSTSMGGPGLDEIKWVKPVFPGDTLSVRRHILEARVSASKPDRGIVRFRFELLNQHGEVVMIQVNPIMFGLRHPGAGAARD from the coding sequence ATGGCGCCGCGCTTCGCCTTCGAGGATTTCGTACCCGGTGCCGTCGAGACCTACGGCGCCTATCCGGTCACCCGCGAGGAGGTGGTGGCCTATGCCAGCGAATTCGACCCGCAGCCGTTCCACCTCGACGAGGCCGCCGGCAAGGCGTCGATGCTCGGCGGCCAGGCGGCCTCCGGCTGGCATTCCTGCGCCATGATGATGCGCATCAACTGCGATCACTTCGTCACCGATTCCACGTCGATGGGCGGGCCCGGGCTCGACGAGATCAAATGGGTCAAGCCGGTCTTTCCCGGCGACACGCTGTCGGTGCGCCGCCACATCCTCGAGGCGCGCGTCTCGGCTTCCAAGCCCGACCGCGGCATCGTCCGGTTCCGCTTCGAGCTTCTGAACCAGCACGGCGAGGTGGTGATGATCCAGGTCAATCCGATCATGTTCGGCCTGCGCCATCCCGGCGCCGGCGCGGCCAGGGACTGA
- a CDS encoding bifunctional aldehyde dehydrogenase/enoyl-CoA hydratase, protein MYDEIVIGERDELGSHTFTAEAIIAFARKYDPQPFHIDEEAARRSHFGGLIASGWHTGGVWMRLRVERWQAINAERAARGLPPHRNGPSPGFTNLAWLKPVYAGDTITYATEVKSKRPLASRPGWGIVTSHNTGVNQHGDLVFAFDGTVLLPR, encoded by the coding sequence ATGTACGACGAGATCGTCATCGGCGAGCGCGACGAACTCGGCTCGCACACATTCACCGCCGAGGCGATCATCGCCTTCGCGCGGAAATACGATCCCCAGCCCTTCCACATCGATGAGGAGGCCGCGCGGCGCAGCCATTTCGGCGGCCTGATCGCCTCCGGCTGGCACACCGGCGGCGTCTGGATGCGGCTCAGGGTCGAGCGCTGGCAGGCGATCAATGCCGAGCGCGCCGCGCGCGGCCTGCCGCCTCACCGCAACGGTCCCTCGCCCGGCTTCACCAACCTCGCCTGGCTGAAGCCCGTCTATGCCGGCGACACCATCACCTACGCGACCGAGGTGAAGTCGAAACGCCCGCTCGCCTCCCGGCCCGGCTGGGGCATCGTCACCAGCCACAATACCGGCGTCAATCAGCACGGCGACCTGGTCTTCGCCTTCGACGGCACGGTGCTCTTGCCGCGCTGA
- the apt gene encoding Adenine phosphoribosyltransferase — MASGLEDELRRAIRTIPDYPKPGILFRDITTLLGDARAFRRAVDALVQPWAGAKIDKVAGMEARGFILGGAVAHQLSAGFVPIRKKGKLPHQTVRMAYALEYGSDEMEIHVDAVRPGERVILVDDLIATGGTAEGAVKLLAQVGAVIEAACFIVDLPELGGADRLRAMNVPVRTLVGFEGH, encoded by the coding sequence ATGGCGAGCGGACTCGAAGACGAACTCAGGCGTGCGATCCGCACCATTCCCGACTATCCCAAGCCCGGCATCCTGTTCCGCGACATCACCACGCTGCTGGGCGATGCCCGGGCGTTCCGGCGGGCCGTGGATGCGCTGGTCCAGCCCTGGGCCGGCGCCAAGATCGACAAGGTGGCCGGCATGGAAGCGCGCGGCTTCATCCTGGGCGGAGCCGTGGCTCATCAGCTCTCCGCCGGCTTCGTGCCGATCCGCAAGAAGGGCAAGCTGCCGCACCAGACCGTGCGGATGGCCTATGCCTTGGAATATGGCAGCGACGAAATGGAGATCCATGTCGACGCGGTCAGGCCGGGCGAGCGCGTCATCCTGGTCGACGACCTCATCGCCACCGGTGGCACGGCTGAGGGCGCGGTCAAGCTGCTCGCCCAGGTCGGCGCGGTGATTGAGGCGGCCTGTTTCATCGTCGACCTGCCCGAGCTCGGCGGCGCGGACCGGCTGCGCGCGATGAACGTGCCCGTACGCACGCTGGTCGGCTTCGAGGGGCATTGA
- the dmlR_23 gene encoding HTH-type transcriptional regulator DmlR has protein sequence MRRHDVNRSGELEVFVRVTEQGGFSAAARALRMTPSAVSKLIGRLEARLGVRLVNRSTRSLQLTAEGAAFYERAVQILGDLDTAEREAAAGASPRGRLRVNANVAFGRRYLAPLIPDFLARHPEVSIDLVLTDTVVDLMEQRADVAIRVGPLRESRLVARKLGESRVVVVASPAYLAGRGAPRSPADLVGHNLLGFGFTRLVESWPFRMPDGSIVSISPAGNALASDGETMLALALAGLGLARLSRFQTHEDIAAGRLVPVLEDFNPGDREPIHAIFVGQGGHLPARVRAFLDYLAATIRLPPGA, from the coding sequence ATGCGGCGACACGATGTCAATCGCTCCGGCGAGCTCGAAGTGTTCGTGCGGGTGACCGAACAAGGCGGCTTTTCGGCTGCCGCGCGGGCGCTCCGGATGACGCCCTCCGCGGTCAGCAAGCTGATCGGCCGGCTGGAGGCGCGCCTTGGCGTGCGGCTCGTCAACCGCTCGACGCGCAGCCTGCAACTGACCGCCGAGGGAGCGGCCTTCTATGAGCGAGCCGTGCAGATCCTCGGCGACCTCGACACGGCCGAGCGCGAGGCCGCGGCCGGCGCGAGCCCGCGCGGGCGCCTCAGGGTCAATGCCAATGTCGCCTTCGGCCGGCGCTATCTGGCGCCCCTTATCCCCGACTTCCTGGCGCGGCATCCGGAAGTCTCGATCGACCTCGTCCTGACCGATACGGTGGTCGACCTGATGGAGCAGCGCGCCGACGTGGCGATCCGCGTCGGCCCCTTGCGCGAATCGCGCCTCGTCGCGCGCAAGCTCGGCGAGAGCCGGGTGGTGGTCGTCGCTTCGCCCGCCTATCTCGCCGGCCGCGGCGCGCCCAGGTCGCCCGCCGATCTCGTCGGCCACAATCTCCTCGGCTTCGGCTTCACGCGGCTGGTCGAGAGCTGGCCGTTTCGCATGCCCGACGGCAGCATCGTTTCCATCTCTCCTGCCGGCAACGCCCTCGCCAGTGACGGCGAGACCATGCTGGCTCTGGCGCTGGCCGGGCTCGGCCTCGCCCGGCTCTCGCGGTTCCAGACGCATGAGGACATCGCCGCCGGCCGGCTGGTGCCAGTGCTCGAAGACTTCAATCCGGGCGACCGGGAGCCGATCCACGCGATCTTCGTCGGGCAGGGCGGCCACTTGCCGGCGCGCGTGCGCGCCTTTCTCGACTATCTCGCCGCGACGATCCGGCTTCCGCCCGGGGCCTGA
- the ydhP_3 gene encoding Inner membrane transport protein YdhP, producing the protein MPLALYALTAGAFGIGVTEFVIMGLLIQVGADLGVSISAAGLLISGYALGVVVGAPLMTGLTARWPRKTVLVALMVVFTIGNLACAIAPDYWSLMAARVLTAFAHGTFFGVGSVVATTLVPPNRKASAIAVMFTGLTVANILGVPFGTWLGQALGWRSTFWAVTLIGLLAVAVIALAVPRDDKPEAAGSLKADLQVFARPQVLLALAMTVFGWIGVFAVFTFIAPILTGITGFPDAAVSPILLVFGLGLVAGNLGGGKLADRWLMPSVIGTLLALAVVLALMTLAVHDRIAAVLFVGLLGAAAFANVPPLQMWLLEKAEGAGQSLASSLNIAAFNLGNAIGAWLGGAVIDHGPGLGAVPLVAAAAPLVALAIALVSRRLDAPRLVTASECP; encoded by the coding sequence ATGCCCCTTGCCCTCTATGCCCTCACAGCCGGAGCCTTCGGCATCGGCGTCACCGAATTCGTCATCATGGGCCTGCTGATCCAGGTCGGTGCCGATCTCGGCGTTTCGATCTCCGCAGCAGGCCTGCTCATTTCCGGCTATGCCCTCGGCGTCGTGGTCGGCGCGCCGCTGATGACCGGGCTGACCGCACGCTGGCCGCGCAAGACCGTCCTGGTCGCCCTGATGGTCGTCTTCACCATCGGCAATCTCGCCTGCGCGATCGCCCCCGACTACTGGTCGCTGATGGCGGCCCGCGTGCTGACCGCCTTCGCGCACGGCACATTCTTCGGCGTCGGCTCGGTGGTCGCCACCACCCTGGTCCCGCCGAACCGCAAGGCCTCGGCCATCGCGGTCATGTTCACCGGCCTGACGGTCGCCAACATTCTCGGCGTGCCGTTCGGCACCTGGCTCGGCCAGGCCCTCGGTTGGCGCTCGACCTTCTGGGCGGTAACCCTGATCGGCCTCCTCGCCGTCGCGGTGATCGCGCTCGCCGTGCCGCGCGACGACAAGCCGGAAGCCGCCGGCAGCCTGAAGGCCGATCTGCAGGTCTTCGCCCGGCCCCAGGTGCTGCTCGCGCTCGCCATGACCGTGTTCGGCTGGATCGGCGTCTTCGCCGTCTTCACCTTCATCGCGCCGATCCTGACCGGCATCACCGGCTTTCCTGATGCCGCGGTCTCGCCGATCCTGCTGGTCTTCGGCCTCGGCCTCGTCGCCGGCAATCTCGGCGGCGGCAAGCTCGCCGACCGCTGGCTGATGCCCTCCGTCATCGGTACGCTGCTGGCGCTTGCCGTCGTGCTGGCGCTGATGACCCTCGCCGTGCACGACCGCATCGCCGCCGTCCTGTTCGTCGGCCTGCTCGGCGCCGCCGCCTTCGCCAATGTGCCGCCGCTGCAAATGTGGCTGCTCGAGAAGGCTGAAGGCGCCGGCCAGAGCCTCGCCTCCAGTCTCAACATTGCCGCCTTCAATCTCGGCAATGCCATCGGCGCCTGGCTCGGCGGGGCGGTGATCGACCATGGCCCGGGCCTTGGCGCCGTGCCGCTGGTCGCGGCCGCCGCCCCGCTCGTCGCGCTCGCCATCGCCCTGGTCAGCCGGCGGCTCGATGCGCCGCGCCTGGTGACCGCCTCCGAATGCCCCTGA
- a CDS encoding Tripartite tricarboxylate transporter family receptor, with protein MTAIAAPTRRQILAAPAVLALAGAAPALGYPTRPVTLIVPYAAGGTADILARIVAEGLGPLLGQSVVVENKPGASGTIGCHAVAKADADGQTLLFTAGGPLTVGPHLSRNVPYRTDTDFTPIGLVTEVPSFLVVNDRSRFRTAADLVAEARAKPGSLRFASPGVGTSVHLLAELFRLQAGFEAQHIPYRGGAPAVNDLMGGHVDYLFENVPQLLPQVAGHSLRALAVTAPRRLASTPEVPTLDETGIANVGVGTWYGLLGPAGLAADVVDKLAATLVHAVAAEASRKRLADLAVEADVVPGQRFRQFLADDSARWKATIDRARITLAN; from the coding sequence GTGACCGCCATCGCCGCCCCGACCCGCCGGCAGATCCTTGCCGCTCCCGCCGTCCTCGCCCTGGCCGGCGCAGCGCCCGCGCTCGGCTATCCGACGCGACCGGTCACGTTGATCGTGCCCTATGCCGCCGGGGGCACGGCCGATATCCTGGCGCGCATCGTCGCGGAAGGCCTCGGCCCCCTCCTCGGCCAGTCGGTGGTCGTCGAGAACAAGCCGGGGGCGAGCGGCACCATCGGCTGCCATGCGGTCGCCAAGGCCGATGCCGACGGACAGACCCTGCTGTTCACAGCGGGCGGTCCGTTGACGGTCGGCCCGCACCTGTCGCGCAACGTGCCCTATCGCACCGACACCGACTTCACGCCGATCGGCCTCGTCACCGAAGTGCCGAGCTTCCTGGTCGTCAACGACCGGAGCCGCTTCCGGACCGCGGCCGATCTCGTCGCGGAGGCGCGCGCCAAGCCGGGCTCCCTGCGTTTCGCCTCGCCCGGCGTCGGCACGTCGGTGCACCTCCTGGCCGAGCTGTTCCGCCTGCAGGCCGGCTTCGAGGCCCAGCACATCCCCTATCGTGGCGGCGCGCCGGCGGTGAACGACCTGATGGGTGGCCATGTCGACTATCTCTTCGAAAATGTGCCCCAGCTCCTGCCGCAGGTCGCCGGCCATTCCTTGCGGGCGCTCGCGGTGACCGCGCCGCGCCGGCTGGCCTCGACGCCCGAAGTGCCGACGCTGGACGAGACCGGGATCGCCAATGTCGGCGTCGGGACCTGGTACGGCCTGCTCGGCCCGGCCGGCCTTGCCGCCGACGTCGTCGACAAGCTGGCGGCGACCCTGGTGCACGCGGTCGCGGCCGAGGCGAGCCGCAAGCGCCTCGCCGATCTCGCCGTCGAAGCCGATGTCGTGCCGGGGCAGCGCTTCCGTCAGTTTCTCGCCGACGACAGCGCGCGCTGGAAGGCGACGATCGATCGGGCCAGAATCACGCTCGCCAACTGA
- the mtnP gene encoding S-methyl-5'-thioadenosine phosphorylase — MTKAVLGIIGGSGIYDLPGLADAQDVTVASPWGSPSAPLRRGRLGTTEIVFLARHGQGHALSPSDINYRANIDALKRLGVTDLVSLSAVGSFKGELPPGTFVLADQFIDKTFRRAPSFFGAGCVAHVAFSHPVAPLLQRRVAAAAAAEAIDHAVGGTAVCMEGPAFSTLAESLFHKAQGWDLIGMTSMPEAKLAREAEISYCFVGMVTDFDAWHEETGPVDVAQVLHHLHGNADKARRLVARLARDFPAEHEPCPVGSDRALDHAIITARDQRDPDLVARLDAVAGRVLGL, encoded by the coding sequence ATGACGAAAGCGGTGCTCGGCATTATCGGCGGCTCCGGCATCTACGACCTGCCGGGCCTTGCCGACGCGCAGGACGTGACGGTCGCCTCGCCCTGGGGCAGCCCCTCGGCGCCGCTGCGGCGCGGCCGGCTCGGCACGACCGAAATCGTCTTCCTGGCGCGCCATGGCCAGGGCCACGCGCTCAGCCCGTCCGACATCAACTATCGCGCCAATATCGACGCGCTGAAGCGGCTGGGCGTGACCGATCTCGTCTCGCTGTCGGCCGTCGGGTCGTTCAAGGGCGAGCTGCCGCCGGGCACCTTCGTGCTGGCCGACCAGTTCATCGACAAGACGTTCCGCCGGGCCCCGAGCTTTTTCGGGGCCGGCTGCGTCGCCCATGTCGCCTTTTCCCATCCGGTCGCGCCGCTCCTGCAGCGGCGCGTCGCGGCGGCCGCGGCGGCCGAAGCGATCGACCACGCCGTCGGCGGCACCGCGGTGTGCATGGAAGGGCCGGCCTTCTCGACGCTCGCCGAAAGCCTGTTCCACAAGGCCCAGGGCTGGGACCTGATCGGCATGACCTCGATGCCGGAAGCCAAGCTCGCGCGCGAGGCCGAGATCTCCTACTGCTTCGTCGGCATGGTCACCGATTTCGACGCCTGGCACGAAGAGACCGGGCCGGTGGATGTCGCGCAGGTGCTGCACCACCTCCACGGCAATGCCGACAAGGCCCGGCGGCTGGTGGCGCGGCTCGCGCGCGACTTTCCCGCGGAGCACGAACCGTGTCCCGTCGGCTCGGATCGTGCCCTGGACCACGCGATCATTACGGCGAGGGATCAGCGCGACCCCGACCTCGTCGCCCGGCTCGACGCGGTCGCGGGCCGGGTGCTCGGGCTCTGA
- the fbcH_1 gene encoding Cytochrome b/c1, producing the protein MKSTSLRLAVAAGLLGLGLGLAAPASAAEQENPPRSSWSFSGPFGLFDRAQLQRGFQVYKEVCAACHAIGQVSFRNLSQPGGPEFPANQVAAIAADWMHKVREIGDDGQPAERAPRASDRIPGPFANIKAAEAAHNGKAPPDLSLMAKARSYERGFPWFLVDIFNMYQEHGVDYIKAFLTGYETGHDVPAGLNYNRYFPGNAVAMPNILQDGQVTYSDGSPQTAQQYATDVAAFLMWTAEPAMEQRKRIGFQVLLFLVVLSILLYFTKKRVWSKVEGHA; encoded by the coding sequence ATGAAATCAACCTCTCTGCGTCTTGCCGTCGCCGCCGGCCTCCTCGGCCTCGGTCTCGGCCTGGCCGCGCCGGCGAGCGCGGCCGAGCAGGAAAATCCGCCGCGCTCGTCCTGGTCGTTCTCGGGCCCGTTCGGCCTGTTCGACCGGGCGCAGCTGCAGCGCGGCTTCCAGGTCTACAAGGAAGTGTGCGCCGCCTGCCACGCCATCGGCCAGGTGTCGTTCCGCAACCTGTCGCAGCCCGGCGGCCCCGAATTTCCGGCCAACCAGGTCGCGGCGATCGCCGCCGACTGGATGCACAAGGTGCGCGAGATCGGCGACGACGGTCAGCCGGCCGAGCGCGCGCCGCGCGCTTCCGACCGTATTCCCGGGCCGTTCGCCAACATCAAGGCGGCGGAAGCGGCGCATAACGGCAAGGCGCCGCCGGACCTGTCGCTGATGGCCAAGGCGCGCTCCTACGAGCGCGGCTTCCCCTGGTTCCTGGTCGACATCTTCAACATGTACCAGGAGCACGGCGTCGACTACATCAAGGCCTTCCTGACCGGCTACGAGACCGGCCACGACGTGCCCGCCGGCCTCAACTACAACCGGTATTTCCCCGGCAATGCGGTCGCCATGCCGAACATCCTGCAGGATGGCCAGGTGACCTATTCCGACGGCTCGCCGCAGACCGCCCAGCAATATGCGACCGACGTCGCCGCCTTCCTGATGTGGACGGCCGAGCCGGCCATGGAGCAGCGCAAGCGCATCGGCTTCCAGGTCCTGCTGTTCCTGGTCGTCCTGTCGATCCTGCTCTACTTCACCAAGAAGCGGGTCTGGTCGAAGGTCGAAGGCCACGCCTGA
- the fbcH_2 gene encoding Cytochrome b/c1 → MQGHSQYVPTSGFGKWLDARLPLPRLVYDSFIAYPVPKNLNYFWTFGGILSVMLVSQIVTGIVLAMHYTAHVDMAFNSVEHIMRDVNYGWMIRYLHATGASMFFVAVYIHMLRGLYYGSYKAPREVLWILGVIIYLLMMATAFMGYVLPWGQMSMWGAVVITNLFSAVPLVGPTVVEYLWGGYSVDNPTLNRFFSLHYLLPFMIAGVVALHVWALHVTGQNNPTGVEVKDVKKDTVAFTPYATLKDALGISVFFIMFMYFTFFHPNYLGHAVNYVQADPLVTPAHIVPEWYFLPFYAILRAITFDVNLVIFTIPSKLGGVLAMFAAIAVLAFLPWLDTSKVKSTAYRPLHKQFFWAFVFVCIMLGWLGSKPPEGIYPMLSLIFTALYFAYFLVALPLLGLFETPKPLPASIADAVLAKSKGGAPVTAGANAAPETRA, encoded by the coding sequence ATGCAGGGTCATTCGCAATACGTTCCGACGTCCGGCTTCGGGAAATGGCTCGACGCGCGCCTGCCGTTGCCGCGGCTCGTCTACGATTCCTTCATCGCCTATCCGGTGCCGAAGAATCTCAACTATTTCTGGACCTTCGGCGGCATCCTCTCGGTCATGCTGGTGTCGCAGATCGTCACCGGCATCGTGCTGGCGATGCACTACACCGCCCATGTCGACATGGCGTTCAACTCGGTTGAGCACATCATGCGCGACGTGAACTACGGCTGGATGATCCGCTACCTGCATGCGACCGGCGCCTCGATGTTCTTCGTGGCGGTCTATATCCACATGCTGCGCGGCCTCTATTACGGCTCCTACAAGGCGCCGCGCGAGGTGCTCTGGATCCTCGGCGTCATCATCTACCTGCTGATGATGGCGACGGCCTTCATGGGCTATGTCCTGCCCTGGGGCCAGATGTCGATGTGGGGCGCGGTGGTCATCACCAACCTGTTCTCGGCCGTGCCGCTGGTCGGCCCGACGGTGGTCGAATATCTCTGGGGCGGCTATTCGGTCGACAATCCGACCCTCAACCGCTTCTTCTCGCTGCACTATCTGCTGCCGTTCATGATCGCCGGCGTCGTCGCGCTGCACGTCTGGGCGCTGCATGTGACCGGACAGAACAACCCGACCGGCGTCGAGGTGAAGGACGTCAAGAAGGACACCGTGGCGTTCACGCCCTATGCGACGCTGAAGGATGCGCTCGGCATCTCGGTGTTCTTCATCATGTTCATGTACTTCACCTTCTTCCACCCGAACTATCTCGGCCATGCCGTCAACTACGTGCAGGCCGATCCGCTGGTGACGCCGGCCCACATCGTTCCGGAATGGTACTTCCTGCCGTTCTACGCGATCCTGCGCGCCATCACCTTCGACGTGAACCTGGTGATCTTCACCATCCCCTCGAAGCTCGGCGGCGTGCTCGCCATGTTCGCCGCGATCGCGGTGCTGGCCTTCCTGCCCTGGCTCGACACGTCCAAGGTGAAATCGACCGCCTACCGGCCGCTGCACAAGCAGTTCTTCTGGGCCTTCGTCTTCGTCTGCATCATGCTCGGCTGGCTCGGCTCCAAGCCGCCCGAGGGCATCTATCCGATGCTGTCGCTGATCTTCACCGCGCTCTACTTCGCCTATTTCCTGGTGGCGCTGCCGCTGCTCGGCCTGTTCGAGACGCCGAAGCCGCTGCCGGCTTCGATCGCCGACGCCGTGCTCGCCAAGTCGAAGGGTGGCGCGCCGGTGACCGCGGGGGCCAATGCCGCACCCGAGACCCGTGCTTAA
- the petA gene encoding Ubiquinol-cytochrome c reductase iron-sulfur subunit — translation MTVASVDHAAEGNRRDFLFLATGATAAVGVAGAVWPFISQLAPDASTVSAGAPVELDLSPIPAGGQIKILWRGKPYFVRNRTEAEIKAAREVNVATLRDPETDEHRVKEGHAKWLITSANCTHLGCVPLGNQGDFGGWLCPCHGSHFDTSGRIRKGPAPKNLPVPVYNFVSDTRIRITGAPAA, via the coding sequence ATGACAGTGGCAAGTGTTGATCACGCCGCAGAGGGCAACCGCCGGGACTTCCTTTTTCTTGCGACCGGCGCGACGGCAGCGGTCGGCGTCGCCGGGGCCGTGTGGCCCTTCATCAGCCAGCTTGCCCCCGATGCCAGCACGGTGTCCGCCGGCGCCCCGGTCGAGCTCGACCTGTCGCCGATTCCGGCCGGCGGCCAGATCAAGATCCTGTGGCGCGGCAAGCCCTATTTCGTGCGCAACCGCACCGAGGCCGAGATCAAGGCGGCGCGTGAGGTCAATGTCGCGACGCTGCGCGACCCCGAGACCGACGAGCACCGGGTCAAGGAAGGCCATGCCAAGTGGCTGATCACCTCGGCCAACTGCACGCATCTGGGCTGCGTGCCGCTCGGCAACCAGGGCGATTTCGGCGGCTGGCTGTGCCCGTGCCACGGTTCGCACTTCGATACTTCAGGCCGCATTCGCAAGGGCCCGGCGCCGAAGAACCTGCCGGTACCCGTCTACAATTTCGTCTCGGATACGCGCATCCGCATCACCGGCGCCCCGGCGGCCTGA
- the trmL gene encoding tRNA (cytidine(34)-2'-O)-methyltransferase: protein MIRIALYQPDIAQNTGTIMRLAACLGLGIDIVEPSGFPVSDKAFRRAGMDYLDQVDWRRHDDFAAFEAARRAEGRRLVLMTTAAALPYTAFAYRDGDVLMAGRESAGVPPAVHGAADARILIPMAPGLRSLNVAVATAMIAGEALRQTGAFPRQP, encoded by the coding sequence ATGATCCGCATCGCGCTCTATCAGCCCGACATCGCCCAGAATACCGGCACCATCATGCGCCTTGCCGCCTGCCTCGGCCTTGGCATCGATATTGTCGAGCCTTCGGGCTTTCCGGTCTCGGACAAGGCCTTCCGGCGCGCCGGCATGGATTATCTCGACCAGGTCGACTGGCGCCGTCACGACGATTTCGCCGCCTTCGAGGCTGCGCGCCGCGCGGAAGGCCGCCGCTTGGTGCTGATGACCACGGCTGCGGCGCTGCCCTACACCGCCTTTGCCTATCGCGACGGCGACGTGCTGATGGCGGGCCGCGAATCGGCCGGCGTGCCGCCCGCCGTTCATGGGGCGGCGGATGCCCGCATCCTCATCCCGATGGCGCCCGGCCTGCGCTCGCTCAATGTCGCGGTGGCCACCGCCATGATCGCCGGTGAAGCCCTGCGCCAGACCGGCGCCTTCCCCCGGCAGCCCTGA
- the puuC_3 gene encoding Aldehyde dehydrogenase PuuC codes for MNAAAPQPAAKTRRVFNIVDGEAAEAADGRTLEAFGPSDGTVIAVMPRSGAEDVDRAVAAARRAFEEGPWGRMTATERGRLLVKLGEAILAHQDELAVLESMDTGKPARQGKADIVATARYFEFYGTAADKVHGETIPFLNGYTVAVVRDPHGVTGHIVPWNYPAQIFGRSVAASLACGNTCVVKPAEDACLSLIRISELALEVGFPPGVLNLVTGLGEEAGAALSSHRGIDFISFTGSPEVGTLIQTAAAKNHIGCTLELGGKSPQILFADADFDAAVPVLVNAIVQNGGQTCSAGSRMLVERKAYDELVGRVAERFKTVRVGSWDMDLDLGPMINAGQKRRVEGFVERARADGIPVLAEGVLADGLPAGGHYVAPTLFGPVPRSNRLACDEVFGPVLSAIPFDDEADAIRLANGTDFGLVAGVWSREAKRSMRVARAMRCGQVFVNGYGAGGGIELPFGGVKKSGHGREKGFEALYEFSASKTVVINHG; via the coding sequence ATGAACGCCGCCGCCCCGCAGCCGGCCGCCAAGACCCGCCGGGTCTTCAACATCGTCGACGGCGAGGCGGCCGAAGCCGCCGACGGCCGCACGCTCGAAGCCTTCGGGCCGTCCGACGGCACGGTGATCGCCGTCATGCCGCGCTCGGGCGCCGAGGACGTCGACCGGGCCGTCGCCGCCGCCCGCCGCGCCTTCGAGGAGGGCCCGTGGGGCCGCATGACCGCCACCGAGCGCGGCCGCCTGCTGGTCAAGCTCGGCGAGGCGATCCTCGCCCACCAGGACGAGCTCGCCGTCCTCGAGAGCATGGATACCGGCAAGCCGGCTCGCCAGGGCAAGGCCGACATCGTCGCCACCGCCCGCTATTTCGAGTTCTACGGCACCGCCGCCGACAAGGTGCACGGCGAGACCATTCCCTTCCTGAACGGCTATACGGTGGCGGTGGTGCGCGATCCGCACGGCGTCACCGGCCATATCGTGCCGTGGAACTATCCCGCGCAGATCTTCGGGCGCTCGGTCGCGGCCTCGCTCGCCTGTGGCAATACCTGCGTCGTGAAGCCGGCCGAGGATGCCTGCCTGTCGCTGATCCGCATCAGCGAGCTCGCCCTGGAGGTCGGCTTCCCGCCCGGCGTGCTCAACCTCGTCACCGGCCTCGGCGAGGAAGCCGGCGCGGCGCTGTCCAGTCACCGCGGCATCGACTTCATTTCGTTCACCGGCTCGCCCGAGGTCGGCACGCTGATCCAGACAGCGGCGGCCAAGAACCATATCGGCTGCACTCTGGAGCTCGGGGGAAAAAGCCCGCAGATCCTGTTCGCCGATGCCGATTTCGACGCCGCGGTGCCGGTACTGGTCAATGCCATCGTGCAGAACGGCGGCCAGACCTGCTCGGCCGGCTCGCGCATGCTGGTCGAGCGCAAGGCCTATGACGAACTGGTCGGCCGGGTTGCCGAACGCTTCAAGACCGTGCGCGTCGGCAGCTGGGACATGGACCTCGACCTCGGGCCGATGATCAATGCCGGCCAGAAGCGGCGCGTCGAAGGTTTCGTCGAGCGCGCCCGCGCCGACGGCATTCCGGTTCTGGCCGAAGGCGTGCTGGCCGACGGCCTGCCGGCCGGCGGCCACTATGTCGCGCCCACCCTGTTCGGCCCGGTGCCGCGCTCCAACCGGCTCGCCTGCGACGAAGTCTTCGGCCCCGTCCTCTCGGCCATCCCCTTCGACGACGAGGCCGACGCCATCCGCCTCGCCAACGGCACCGATTTCGGCCTCGTCGCCGGCGTCTGGAGCCGCGAGGCCAAACGGTCCATGCGGGTCGCCCGCGCCATGCGCTGCGGCCAGGTCTTCGTCAACGGCTACGGCGCCGGCGGCGGCATCGAGCTGCCCTTCGGCGGCGTGAAGAAGTCGGGCCATGGCCGCGAGAAGGGTTTCGAGGCGCTCTACGAGTTCTCGGCTTCGAAGACCGTCGTGATCAATCACGGCTGA